From Saccharomycodes ludwigii strain NBRC 1722 chromosome IV, whole genome shotgun sequence, one genomic window encodes:
- the UBC8 gene encoding E2 ubiquitin-conjugating protein UBC8 (similar to Saccharomyces cerevisiae YEL012W | UBC8 | UBiquitin-Conjugating): MSSHNKRIETDVKKLFMSNHEVILQDDSDITSFGIKFNGPRETPYENGIWRLHVELPKEYPFKSPSIGFENRIYHPNIDFESGTICLDVMNTKWSPIYDLVNVVEWMIPGLLKEPNGSDPMNKEAANLQLSDPKSYEERIRSYVEQYANKKAYIEKFGKEDDYDEDGDISNDEEYDDDDDHDGFVTDNLSSRRHVDDKFCNFKLMKQGGNGENINNNVYNNNNSSGLDIMDSYDLDDNHTDHTSNTSSTLHNKNNTQANGIADDDDDDDDELSDIDIIEDDDDELMDENLSDLSDDE; the protein is encoded by the coding sequence ATGAGTAGCCATAACAAAAGGATAGAAACCGACgtaaaaaaactatttatGTCAAACCACGAAGTGATTTTACAAGATGACTCAGATATAACTTCGTTCGGTATTAAATTTAACGGGCCACGAGAGACACCTTATGAAAATGGTATTTGGAGGTTACACGTAGAGTTGCCCAAAGAATATCCATTTAAATCACCAAGTATTGgttttgaaaatagaaTATATCATCCAAATATAGACTTTGAAAGTGGTACAATATGTTTAGATGTTATGAATACGAAATGGAGTCCTATTTATGATTTGGTTAATGTTGTGGAGTGGATGATTCCAGGTTTATTAAAGGAACCTAATGGTAGTGATCCAATGAACAAGGAAGCTGCCAACTTGCAGCTGTCAGATCCTAAATCATATGAAGAAAGAATTCGAAGCTATGTGGAGCAGTACGCTAATAAAAAGGCTTATATTGAGAAATTTGGTAAAGAGGACGATTATGATGAAGATGGTGACATTTCGAATGATGAGGaatatgatgatgatgacgatcATGATGGTTTTGTTACCGATAATTTAAGCAGTAGGAGGCATGTTGATGATAAGTTTTGCAATTTCAAACTAATGAAACAGGGAGGCAATGGCGagaatattaataataatgtttataacaacaataatagtagtggTTTGGATATAATGGATAGTTATGATTTAGATGATAATCATACTGATCATACAAGTAACACTTCCTCCACTTtgcataataaaaataacacacAGGCTAATGGTATCgctgatgatgatgatgatgatgatgatgagtTGAGTGATATAGATATAATAGaagatgacgatgatgagTTGATGGATGAAAATTTAAGTGATCTAAGTGATGATGAGTAA
- the HTL1 gene encoding Htl1p, with product MTIATAANTATAATIAANNNNNNNNHNNNNPSANINNINNNSLTLKNTTYYELIENKLQLYELFNLINTDKQQQKNKEEEEEPLVVRSKKINELLKTLKDK from the coding sequence ATGACAATAGCCACCGCAGCTAATACTGCTACTGCCGCAACCATCGctgccaataataataataataataataaccataataataataatcccagtgctaatattaataatattaataataactcCTTGACATTAAAAAACACTACATATTATGAACTAATAGAAAACAAATTGCAATTGTATGAATTGTTCAATCTAATAAATACAgataaacaacaacaaaagaacaaagaagaagaagaagaaccaCTAGTAGTAAgaagtaaaaaaattaacgaACTGCTTAAAACATTGAAAGACAAATga
- the MAK31 gene encoding Mak31p (similar to Saccharomyces cerevisiae YCR020C-A | MAK31 | MAintenance of Killer), whose amino-acid sequence MTNGLDKLDYFIGSALYIKVKKPHESSNVTTDNITNLKNNRSIKGILVASDCDLNLLLDQVVEYNESNSIERELGLVSVPRETIKSIHILKSDMNTLMSSNYKK is encoded by the coding sequence ATGACTAATGGTTTAGACAAACTGGATTATTTCATTGGATCAGcgttatatataaaagtaaaaaaaccACACGAAAGTAGCAATGTTACCACCGACAACATAactaatttaaaaaataatagatcAATAAAGGGTATATTGGTAGCATCAGATTGTGATTTAAATCTATTATTAGATCAAGTAGTTGAATATAATGAAAGCAATAGTATAGAGAGAGAACTAGGCCTAGTGAGTGTTCCAAGGGAAACCATAAAATCAATacatattttgaaaagtgATATGAATACTTTGATGTCGTCaaactataaaaaataa
- a CDS encoding uncharacterized protein (similar to Saccharomyces cerevisiae YIL124W | AYR1 | 1-AcyldihYdroxyacetone-phosphate Reductase), with amino-acid sequence MTPKTAIITGAAQGIGRSIALRLATKGFQIGIADLEQQRGKAGEVINEIKKIYATDSLSAKGPLLPPVFYPVDVSDKSSVVEMVDAIASKFDNHLDVMINNAGIASISKLLDCTPEQLDKVMKINVGGVLNGIQAASEVFVKYNRNGSYEPYENGNKIVGKIINCCSIAGNEAFPILPLYSASKFAVKSLTQSAAKELAPLGITCNAYAPGIVLTKMWDHIDEEMHKVNGLPIGENLKKSIESIALKRGETPEDISGLVAFLAGDESDYITGQNISVDGGICYN; translated from the coding sequence atgaccCCTAAAACCGCTATTATTACAGGTGCAGCCCAAGGTATTGGTAGAAGTATTGCTTTGCGTTTAGCTACAAAGGGGTTCCAGATTGGTATAGCTGATTTGGAACAACAAAGAGGAAAAGCCGGCGAAGTAATAAatgaaatcaaaaaaatatacgcCACCGATTCGTTGAGTGCCAAAGGACCATTGTTACCACCCGTTTTTTACCCCGTCGACGTTAGTGACAAAAGTTCAGTTGTTGAAATGGTCGATGCGATTGCTTCAAAATTTGATAATCATTTAGATGTCATGATTAACAATGCTGGAATTGCATCGATTTCTAAACTTTTAGATTGTACACCTGAACAATTGGATAAAGTTATGAAAATAAACGTAGGTGGTGTTTTGAATGGTATTCAAGCTGCCTCAGAAGTTTTTGTTAAGTATAACAGAAACGGTAGCTACGAACCTTATGAAAATGGAAACAAAATTGTTGGCAAGATTATCAACTGCTGTTCGATTGCAGGAAATGAAGCCTTTCCAATTTTGCCATTATATTCAGCTTCTAAATTTGCAGTTAAATCATTAACACAGTCTGCCGCAAAAGAATTGGCACCATTGGGAATAACTTGTAATGCGTATGCACCTGGTATTGTTTTGACTAAAATGTGGGATCATATTGATGAAGAAATGCACAAAGTTAACGGATTACCAATTGGTGaaaatttgaagaaaaGTATCGAGTCTATTGCCCTTAAAAGAGGCGAAACACCTGAGGATATTTCTGGTCTAGTGGCATTCTTGGCTGGTGATGAGAGTGACTATATTACCGGTCAAAACATTTCAGTTGACGGCGGTATTTGTTACAATTGA
- the MAK32 gene encoding Mak32p (similar to Saccharomyces cerevisiae YCR019W | MAK32 | MAintenance of Killer): MNCNNRDDLHVSFSTNGMFILDDIDNSVTAKKYMNIVGGAGTYATLGASVVARHNSNRNPAILQFIVDCGRDFYDVQSNNNDNKVNGTDIEEKMRQWNFTSSDNTNNTCDGNELPGLIFRYNADRLTTKGYNEYGANDFRTFKYLTPKLQITSEDILQNYCLENNNSRLKKIEIMHLVCSPKRCKKIIKDLVGSDVCNRFVWEPVPDLCNQENYQDIYDIMHNILDSSGLPSPSYEIILSPNAEEGSRLFGYEHEPVTIEECLKLMVKDFNDFIGYSANEINRRNGIVLRCGVLGCLLLLPHNLNIYHLPAYHSITSTKVIDPTGGGNAFLGGFAMGLVIYCNDWYKAAICGNIAAGIAIEQVGALPDLKVIENNDGTDGNNKSLFVWNGCSFQERIQCYFEKYEISGSTSSF; this comes from the coding sequence ATGAATTGCAACAACAGAGATGACTTGCATGTGTCATTTAGCACAAATggtatgtttattttagaCGATATAGATAATTCTGTAACAgcgaaaaaatatatgaataTAGTTGGTGGTGCAGGTACATATGCAACATTAGGTGCTTCAGTGGTGGCCAGACATAATAGCAACAGGAACCCAGCTATTTTACAATTTATTGTTGATTGTGGACGGGATTTTTACGATGTTCAAAGTAACAATAACGACAATAAGGTTAATGGTACTgatattgaagaaaaaatgcGACAATGGAATTTCACTTCTAGTgataatacaaataatactTGTGATGGTAATGAATTACCTGGACTTATTTTCAGATATAATGCGGATAGATTAACTACAAAAGGGTATAATGAGTATGGAGCAAATGATTTTAgaacttttaaatatttaacacCAAAATTGCAAATTACAAGTGAAGatattttgcaaaattATTGCCTAGAGAACAACAATTCCAGATTGAAAAAGATTGAAATAATGCATCTGGTATGTTCGCCTAAACGATGtaagaaaattattaaagattTGGTGGGTAGTGATGTATGTAATAGATTTGTTTGGGAACCTGTGCCTGACCTATGTAATCAAGAGAACTATCAAGATATTTATGATATCATGCATAATATATTAGATTCATCGGGATTACCATCTCCATCTTACGAGATTATATTATCACCTAATGCGGAGGAGGGATCAAGATTATTTGGTTATGAGCACGAGCCCGTGACAATTGAGGAATGTTTAAAACTAATGGTTAAAGATTTCAACGACTTTATAGGTTACAGTGCTAACGAGATTAATAGGAGAAACGGAATTGTATTAAGATGTGGTGTTCTTGGTTGCCTACTTTTATTACCacataatttaaatatttaccaTTTGCCCGCATATCATAGTATTACCAGTACTAAAGTCATCGATCCTACAGGTGGAGGTAATGCATTTCTGGGTGGGTTTGCTATGGGATTAGTGATTTATTGTAATGATTGGTACAAAGCGGCTATTTGCGGTAATATCGCTGCTGGAATAGCAATTGAACAAGTGGGGGCATTGCCCGATTTAAAggttattgaaaataatgatggtactgatggtaataataaaagtttatttgtttggAACGGGTGTTCATTTCAAGAAAGAATACaatgttattttgaaaagtatGAAATTAGTGGAAGTACCAGCAGTTTTTAG
- the AIM14 gene encoding putative metalloreductase (similar to Saccharomyces cerevisiae YGL160W | AIM14 | Altered Inheritance rate of Mitochondria) gives MAQTTLLHRANDNNAAHEITVLKPRHGATHFANISFGNHILGITIVYIAFLLLLRTFFTRSNKSNFTPSKRLGSNLYYNLYHLNPKVHFPIILLLTLFAFQSHFKEYFINHYTVSFKRYGRFSYALTFLNFYLVIPRGYGTVFYSYLESISLHKWISRFMIVLSFIHSILFLIKWSSDKVLANKLLGNKKNFAGLILFIMLIKLFIFSLKPFRTKFYGIFYTYHHITMWVFTILTVYHARPSVLTPFFIINVLFLIVHLLNYTIHATSVELLSKRDDYAHTNMIVVKLPTHKLTGGEVNVTSTGNSIPSVASNTETGRTSNVDTNIATKKFEFTDILPGSHIRLNLYRKLNPLYWLTPSHPYSIADCDMDEFSLIIRENPRRFKFNLGDKFTLCNLYPPCTDIKELITNGDKICLVAGGSGISFILSIFNYLVLNKISTGDVKYLKLIWIVRDIYDLHILKHVKFHSDKILPGNNNSVDIYITNSTINNDSGTASSDSSLSDDSAAFELRTMGANEVDSGLDVDDDLGSLEEEMDQEINRSYNPLGLTLENVRYHYGKKPDILTDIKEDGLFVPPSELLQNNGTDGTNDVEDGSTTSSGEVNDNTATMNTWLCCCGPQSLIDDGFEFASIYGVNYAYEKYQF, from the coding sequence ATGGCACAAACTACTTTACTCCATCGAGCTAATGACAACAATGCTGCTCATGAAATAACAGTGTTAAAACCAAGGCATGGTGCTACACATTTCGCTAATATATCTTTTGGTAACCATATACTAGGCATTACTATAGTGTACATTGCAtttctgttattattaagaaCTTTTTTTACCAGATCCAATAAATCCAATTTCACCCCATCTAAAAGATTAGGATCCAACTTGTACTACAATTTATATCACTTAAACCCCAAGGTTCATTTCccaattattttgttgctTACATTATTTGCATTTCAAAGCCACTTTaaagaatattttattaaccaTTACACGGTAAGTTTTAAAAGGTATGGAAGATTTAGTTATGCCCTaacttttttgaatttctATTTGGTAATTCCTCGTGGGTATGGCACTGTGTTTTATTCATATCTAGAGTCAATTAGTTTACACAAGTGGATTTCCAGATTTATGATTGTGTTATCTTTTATccattcaattttattcttgATTAAGTGGTCCTCTGACAAAGTTTTAGCAAATAAGTTACTaggaaacaaaaaaaattttgccggattaatattatttattatgttAATAAAACTGTTTATCTTCTCATTGAAACCATTTAGAACTAAATTCTATGGTATATTTTACACGTACCACCATATAACCATGTGGGTTTTCACCATACTTACTGTGTATCATGCTAGACCTAGTGTGCTTACGCccttttttataatcaatgttttatttttgattgtCCACTTGCTTAACTACACCATTCACGCTACTTCTGTTGAATTGCTTTCTAAGCGTGATGACTATGCCCATACAAATATGATTGTCGTTAAACTACCAACACATAAATTAACTGGAGGTGAAGTTAATGTCACTTCTACTGGTAATTCTATTCCTAGTGTTGCTTCCAACACTGAGACGGGAAGAACTTCCAATGTTGATACCAATATTGCtactaaaaaatttgagTTTACTGATATATTACCTGGTTCTCATATTAGGCTTAATTTATATAGAAAACTGAACCCATTATATTGGTTAACACCTTCCCACCCGTATAGTATAGCCGATTGCGACATGGATGAATTTAGCTTGATAATTAGGGAAAATCCACGTAggtttaaatttaatttggGTGACAAATTCACTTTGTGCAATTTGTACCCTCCATGTACTGACATCAAAGAATTGATTACAAATGGTGACAAGATATGTTTGGTTGCTGGAGGTAGTGGGatctcttttattttatctatttttaattatttggtgttaaataaaatatctacTGGAGatgtaaaatatttaaagctGATTTGGATTGTAAGAGACATTTATGACTTGCACATTTTAAAGCATGTTAAATTTCACTCAGACAAGATTTTACCaggaaataataattcagtAGATATTTACATTACGAATAGTACAATAAACAACGACAGTGGCACTGCCAGTAGTGACAGTTCATTGTCAGATGATTCTGCTGCTTTTGAATTGAGGACAATGGGCGCTAACGAAGTTGATAGTGGGCTTGatgttgatgatgatttggGTTCTTTAGAAGAGGAGATGGATCAGGAAATCAATAGATCATATAATCCTTTGGGATTAACATTGGAAAATGTTAGATACCATTATGGCAAAAAACCCGATATTTTGACGGATATCAAGGAAGATGGATTATTTGTACCACCATCTGaattattacaaaataatggTACCGATGGTACAAATGATGTCGAGGATGGAAGCACAACTTCAAGTGGTGAAGTCAATGATAATACCGCTACAATGAACACTTGGTTATGTTGTTGTGGCCCTCAAAGTTTAATAGATGATGGGTTTGAATTTGCAAGTATCTACGGTGTTAATTATGCGTATGAGAAGTATCAATTTTGA